A window from Plasmodium cynomolgi strain B DNA, chromosome 7, whole genome shotgun sequence encodes these proteins:
- a CDS encoding hypothetical protein (putative), which translates to MFRSNDGAGENTNFLGPPLAGGYSLPPGTPNTFDLFAKYKIFTPFIIFYFTIIYLLSVLRNAFTRLFHKGNNLPKKLCMSPKKNDQGMTAIGWCSYQDTYPSQHFNSAEVTNVNEFKGKEKEKTQHVSKKNQKKGPVLYSLMDNQNRANLRLKYGHLFKGTNQSNNQKNIQLVEEDDEEDEEDDSDDDSDFDLEDDYYEDNYDSFDYDDGEDDTETFKERSRKMRRRVKKTIKKEVKKEVNKEVKDELKMEVRNELKEFFKNEMKKNLLEELMNEFKSKQMDTTKEGSENEQMDTTKEGSENEQPTLNQQIVQTILQDVITSQAQENTRLINPNSPKDLRQLNLELIDAENKHRKKKNEEELKVTQLRQAQEEINQIKKQIENVKYKRNIYVHPNEEYKQLLFLYPQNKMSQEEEKKGLIKELQRKYQIKMEQKQNLLKNMQKVQNEVQRAGDKVEALRASVKAKEEEENYKGKVNRPFDQHPSMETKEEAHLTNISHLSDLPQLPPAPSITSLPAQWKGTTVPARAERSPLPVKIRIL; encoded by the exons ATGTTTAGGTCTAACGATGGAGCAGGAGAAAACACCAATTTCCTTGGGCCCCCGCTAGCAGGGGGTTATTCCCTCCCCCCAGGAACCCCGAACACCTTTGATTTGTTTgcgaaatataaaatattcaccccctttattattttctactTCACCATTATATATCTCTTGAGTGTCCTCCGCAATGCGTTCACAAGG CTCTTCCACAAAGGGAACAACCTGCCAAAGAAACTCTGCATGTCACCAAAGAAAAACGACCAAGGGATGACCGCCATCGGGTGGTGCTCGTATCAAGATACGTACCCAAGTCAGCATTTTAATAGCGCCGAGGTGACGAATGTAAACGAATTTAAAggcaaagaaaaggaaaaaacacagcatgtgagtaaaaaaaatcaaaaaaaaggacccgTTTTGTATAGCCTAATGGACAACCAAAACAGAGCAAACCTCCGCCTAAAATATGGACATCTGTTCAAAGGAACAAACCAATCTAacaatcaaaaaaatattcagcTGGTCGAAGAGGATGATGAGGAAGATGAGGAAGATGACTCAGATGATGATTCAGATTTCGATTTAGAAGATGATTATTATGAGGACAACTACGATAGCTTCGACTATGATGACGGGGAGGACGACACGGAGACCTTCAAAGAACGAAGCAGAAAAATGCGCaggagagtaaaaaaaacgataaaaaaagaggtaaaaaaagaggtaaaCAAAGAGGTAAAAGATGAGCTAAAAATGGAGGTAAGAAATGAACtaaaggaattttttaaaaacgaaatgaaaaaaaatttactcgAAGAATTGATGAATGAATTTAAGTCCAAACAAATGGACACAACGAAGGAGGGTAgcgaaaatgaacaaatggacACGACGAAGGAGGGTAGCGAAAATGAACAACCGACACTCAACCAGCAGATAGTGCAAACAATTCTACAGGATGTAATCACCAGTCAAGCTCAAGAAAACACACGTCTGATAAATCCCAACTCTCCGAAAGATCTACGACAATTGAATCTCGAACTCATTGATGCGGAAAATAaacataggaaaaaaaaaaacgaagaagaactAAAAGTTACTCAACTGAGACAGGCACAAGAAGAAATTAATCAAatcaaaaaacaaattgaaaatgtgaaatataagaggaatatttatgtGCACCCGAATGAAGAATACAAACAGCTGCTGTTTCTGTAcccacaaaataaaatgtcccaggaggaggaaaaaaaagggctcaTTAAGGAGCTGCAAAGGAAATATCaaatcaaaatggaacagAAGCAGAATCTACTTAAGAACATGCAGAAGGTGCAGAATGAAGTGCAGCGCGCGGGTGACAAGGTGGAGGCCCTGCGCGCAAGCGTTAAagcgaaggaggaggaagaaaactaTAAGGGGAAAGTAAACCGGCCGTTTGACCAACACCCGTCGATGGAAACCAAAGAGGAAGCGCACTTAACAAATATATCGCACCTGTCAGACCTACCGCAACTACCTCCAGCACCATCGATAACATCGCTACCGGCACAGTGGAAAGGAACAACCGTCCCGGCGCGCGCAGAGAGATCGCCACTGCCAGTCAAAATCAGAATTCTGTAG